The Setaria viridis chromosome 2, Setaria_viridis_v4.0, whole genome shotgun sequence DNA window CATTACGTTACTTATTGATGCTTCAACACAATTCCTGTGGTCCTCTATGTGGCATGGTTTATACGCATATTAATAAAACAACTGAAGCTAATATTGCGAAAATGTTACAGGTTTCGAAAGTAAATTTTCTAAATGTGTCATAAACGGTAGACCTTCATCCACCCAGTTGAGACAAAATCTAGAGTAGTTCAGAAAAGGTGAACCATTAAAACcgccaccattgctgcaccCCCCAAAAATGACCAACACATCTCAAGAATGGGACAACAACAGAGACACGAAGTGAGacatgaatatttttttttctaaagctAAACCCATGACCTTTGACTCCAAAGCCATAGTGTTTCATCGACCAATCAATTTACCAAAAAAGTATATTGATGGAAGGCAGACAGTATACTCAAAAGATAATGAAAATTATTGCTTAAAAAAATGCTTTGAAGTGGTCATCTCTTCATGTCGGTGTTGTACACAAAAACTCACATGCTTTGCAGATGTTGCAGCTTAGATATGTCACCAGGTATAACCCCTCTCAAACCTTGGTTGTCAAGACCCCTGCATATTCAAGAGCAGTGTTAAATACTTGCAGCAAAAAGTATACCAATTGTCGTGGATGGAAAATGcatatagaaaataaaaaatgttcTGGTTTAGCCCCTAAAGTCTGACCATTCAACAAGAACTAAGAAAAACCCTTGAACATGTGAATGATTAAATAAGCTTATAAAAGAACATAAATTGTTCAGATCAACTATACACTGGTAGATTCTAGCCAATCCTACGGGAAGTCACATgatctagagaatacaacaaagGTGCAAATTTTTGTAATGCGTCGAGTCAATAAAATTCTTACTTCAAGTTGTATTCAAAATACCTTAGGACACAATATATAGGGTATGTCAGTTGGTGTCAACTCAAGGGAAAATAGGGTAGTCAGTTAAGGACCAGTATGCCTCAAAGTTTGTCATCTATTCTTGGTTCTGACCTTTTTCTGTTCGTTGTGCTTAGCAATTAGGTTCTGTGATCAGTTTAATCTTGCACATACGTTTATACTAATTCGAAGTTACTAGAATGCATCTACCAAATTTAACTTTTCAGCTTCAAATAAATAAGCAGATAGTATTTGTATAACAGCATTATCATTAAAGTAGTGAAACATAAAAGGTTTTCTCAGTTTCAGATGATCAGAAAACAGAATCTGTTGCAAGATTTCTAACAAGCTAATCATAAAAATATCAATCCTAGTGACATGGACCAGCATGATTTAGAGAACGTACAATCCATCAATAACCCAATTCCCTTTGGTGTTGTCAAACTGACAATCAACTCCACTCCATGGATGCTGCTGAGGAACACAGGGGTCACCATTCCAGCCAAATCGAAGTGGAAGGCCAAGTGAACCCTTCAATGTCCGCAATGTACTCACTGTAGGTCATTGAAAACAAAAAGATTGATACGTGATAGTCATTTTAACAACAGGATATTTATTAGATTCAATAAAAGCTATGCATCACTAAACAATCTTTTAACCTTCTCCATTTTCAATGCTACATGATCTTCTGCAAGACTCCAAATAAAAGACTTGAAACAATTACTATTAAGTTTGTTAGTGCTAGAAACAATAGGAAAGTGAGTTAGGATTTGGAGGGCATTAAACAACCACCTTCTTGAGGCAAAGTCTTCTTTTCAGCTGCGATTATCTCAAACACCTCAATGGCATTAATAATGGCACGGGTTCCTTTCACAGGTTGCAAGATGATCTTAAGTGTTGTCCCACTGACAGCTACGGTTTTATTCAGAACAAGTGCAGTAAAACGCTCTCCTGTAATGCGGACTATATCAACATCCTTAAATGCAGTGTCTCCATTGATGAGTATATCAAATACTCTTTGCTCTTCTGCAGTTACCCCATTATCAATCTCTGCAAAGTGAAGCCATACTGAATAGTTCTTGTTTGGAGTAACATCCATTTCGAAAGACAAGCTCGGTTGCCTATCAGTGCCCACAATAGCTGATTGGTATAAGCTCCGAGGGTAAAAATTCGGAGCTATCAATGTCTCTGCTATAACATTCTCAGTTGATATAGACTGATCATCGGAACTGGATGATAAAGTTTGTAATCCTAACCAGAATCTGTCCCCACCCCAATGGATACCATGCAGATCTTCATCAAAAGCAGACTTTCCAGAGCCACATCTCAACCTTTTCGCTGTTCTAAGTACTGTCCCCTTTCCCCATGAAGGGCCAAAGTTATAGCCATTGTCATCAATTTGGAGAACTTCAATAGAAAGAATCGATGGATCACCATGACCTGTGCTATGGAAGCAAACTGATAAGCTAGAATCCTGAACAAAAACCAAAGCTTCTGCAAATGTCTTCTCATCATCGCTGCTCCAGCCCAAAAGCAAAGAACTGAATAGGGTGCCCTCAACAGAAACATCGAAAATTGGCTCGCTATCAAGATTAGGATTATCCAGCAAGGCAAAGAAAAGCCTGACTTGATAGTGCCCGTTGGGAACGTTGTTGATGTTATAGCAATTCTCAGGGCCATCAGATAGTGGGAAATAACGAAGTGTTTTCAGCGGAGGAATGATATAGCTCGGGCGAGTGGCATTTGCAAACCTGCCTCCAGTATAACCGAAGTCTCTGTACCACAATGTGTCTGTAGGTGACGTACGGACATCATCAAAACTTCCACAGCTTATTCGGATGGTGAATGGTTCTGAAAATAAACATTCATTTACAACCATAAGACATAGAAACCATGTGAGTTAGACAGAGCAAACTGTTCCTTTGAATTAGGTATGCCTAAAAAACTGGAAGGAAGGTTTGCATGTTGGTTTTTCTTCACCCCTACTTGGTTTCACATGCCCCCTTCCTATTTAGTCCTAGCTTGAGTAAGCTTTACCTTGAATATGGCAAAATTAGCAAgaaagggcaaaaaaaaaaggtactacTTACAAGTAGCAAAGAAAGTTGAGTGAGCACAAATTTTTCTCAACATGGGTAAGCCTCGGTTCCTCATCTCGTCAACGGCCCCAAATGCAAGAAGCGGGGGTGATGCTCAGCACAGAAATGGACCTAGAGCTAAACATAGATGGATATTCTAGGAAAGTTTCAGGGCAGGAACCAAACGGCAGGTTTGGTCTGGGCTGCAACACCAAGGACCGAAACACCAAGAATTGGGGGAACCTTTCTCTTTCGTGCGAGGAATCGGAGGAACCTAGCACTACTGGATTTTGATATAAGAAGGAAAACGCAAAATAAAGACAAAAATTGACTGGAAAGTCATAGATTTCACTACGGATGCAATACCATCAGCACAAATGCAAGAAGTTGGCAGCCACTATGCCGCATTTAGCAAGATTTCAGCAGGGGAACCAAATCTCAAGCTAGCAGCGAGCGAGGAGCAAGAAAGCTCACCTTTGCTAAGGTCAGCCGCAAGAACGCCAAGAAAAGCCGGCAACGCGGAGACCGCCAGCAGCCACAGCCGCAGCTGAAGCAGCACGGCAGGAGATCTCTGCCGCATTGCGCCTCCGTCCCCCTTCTCTCCCTCAGTCTTTCACTCACTCTCGGAAGTACGAGCCTTTTGCCTTCGGAGCGGATAGGATTTTTCTCTCCTTCAGAGCACGCTAACTCGCACGAATTTACGGAAGAACTTCGGTCCCCGTACAAATCCGAGAGAAACTCCGGTGCTTGTTTTCAACCGCTCCTTGTTCCTTTTTTCTCTCCACCAGAAAAAGCCTCGAAATGAGCTGTATGGATTTGAGAGCAGGAATGAGTCGAGCAACGGCGATTAGACGGAGCTAAGCATGGTTGCTTTTATGACAGTAGTAATGGCGACAGAGGCGTTGATGCGGTCActggatttcttttttcttttatttagtttGGGCGCCACCAACCCGAGGAGGCGAGGATTTGAAAAGAATTTGACGGATCCGCCTGGTCGTGAGAATGAATGTCTAGCCTTGATCTGATTTATAATGAAAAATGGGCAAAGATGCCACGAGATGACGGAAGTGCGAGGACGTGGCTCAGGGTTCAAGCTAAACTCGGAATGACGGAAGTGCGAGGAGGTTGATTGGATTGGCAGGCCAACTTTGCAGAAGTTTTGCGTTCCGAATAGTAAAAGAACTCCTTTTGCGTTCTTTACTGAAATGGCCGAATCTAGCCGGACGCCGAAGCTGGTTTCGGTGGGTCACGTGCGAACAGGCGAGGGGGAGAGGGGGACAGCCGGGCAAGGAGCTGAGGTGATGGATCGGCAGCGGGAGCGCGGCTCGGCTCACGTCACATGCGAGACTGCGAGCGCGACGCGATCCCAGCGGCGCGCACCCGGACTAGAACGAACGCTGCGGGTGGAGCTGAGCAGACTCGGCTGAGCCGGTGAGCTGAGGTCTGAGGAATAGGTGTGAGCTCGGACTCGGAGGGTAAGCCGCGTCGCCACGCTCCCGCAGCTAAGGACCACCACCGACCGGCGTCGCTCGCGGTCGCGGGTGGTTGGCTGTGCCGGGCCGCCAATGGCGCCGGCATGTGCGCGGCGCGGCCCCAACAGCCGGCCGTTGCGGCGAGTTATGCGCGCCTGGATCGGACGCCAGGTCGTGCAGTATCGTGCGCCTCACGACTCCATGAAGGTTGAAGGACAGGCGCATCCAAAATGGTGGGGTGGCGCCAGTTGACTTGGGACTTCAGGGGAACGCTAAATCTCGTCTCGTCATCTCGTGTGCCCTCTCCACTTTGCGCCATGGGGATCAAATGGCCACCTACACCTACACGAGTACACGACTACACATTAGAACAAGGGCAACGTGATATGTGAAGACTGAAGAAACCTCACCAATGTCTTAGGATCAGGACGATCACATGGCCACATGTAAAGATTACTTCCtttattccaaattgtagatcattttagcatATCTAGATTCATAGTTTTTTTTCATCTAGCGtatatatacactatgtctagatacatagtgaAAACATTAaatatagaaatgtcaaaatgatctacaatttgaaacggaaagTACATTAGAACGAGGGCAACGTGACATGTGAATGCACTTCACCAGTGTCTTAggcatgcaaggaaacaataaGACGCGGGAAGACCAGCAAAAGGGTAAAATTAAATAACGAGATGCACCAGTGCCTCCTGCTGGCAGTGTTCGCCTACGCATCCATTTAGCGCGTTTACACACCGTGTAAACGCTACACAGTGCTCAAGGTTTACAGGATCATATCCGAAACACTCAAACACTCTTCTCCTCATTCAACTCCACTGCCAAATGAAGCTGAGGTAAAACAGAATTACCAACTACTGAACGGCCCTGCACTCTAGCGTATCTCAAACCTGAAA harbors:
- the LOC117842234 gene encoding receptor-like protein 4, with protein sequence MRQRSPAVLLQLRLWLLAVSALPAFLGVLAADLSKEPFTIRISCGSFDDVRTSPTDTLWYRDFGYTGGRFANATRPSYIIPPLKTLRYFPLSDGPENCYNINNVPNGHYQVRLFFALLDNPNLDSEPIFDVSVEGTLFSSLLLGWSSDDEKTFAEALVFVQDSSLSVCFHSTGHGDPSILSIEVLQIDDNGYNFGPSWGKGTVLRTAKRLRCGSGKSAFDEDLHGIHWGGDRFWLGLQTLSSSSDDQSISTENVIAETLIAPNFYPRSLYQSAIVGTDRQPSLSFEMDVTPNKNYSVWLHFAEIDNGVTAEEQRVFDILINGDTAFKDVDIVRITGERFTALVLNKTVAVSGTTLKIILQPVKGTRAIINAIEVFEIIAAEKKTLPQEVSTLRTLKGSLGLPLRFGWNGDPCVPQQHPWSGVDCQFDNTKGNWVIDGLGLDNQGLRGVIPGDISKLQHLQSINLSGNSIKGNIPTSVGTISALQVLDLSYNELNGSIPESLGQLTSLQILNLNGNRLSGRVPASLGGRPLHRARFNFTDNAGLCGIPGLRECGPHLSVAAKISMAFGVLLAILFLVVFAACWWKRRQNILRAQKLAAAREAPYAKSRTQFTRDVQMAKHQRPSESSRSSNNESSPHLLS